A portion of the Bubalus kerabau isolate K-KA32 ecotype Philippines breed swamp buffalo chromosome 1, PCC_UOA_SB_1v2, whole genome shotgun sequence genome contains these proteins:
- the NAGA gene encoding alpha-N-acetylgalactosaminidase: MFLKTVLFLALVARVLVLENGLLRKPPMGWLAWERFRCNIDCSEDPKNCISEQLFMEMADRLAQDGWRDLGYVYLNIDDCWIGGRDAKGNLVPDRKRFPHGIAFLADYAHSLGLKLGIYEDLGNFTCMGYPGTTLDKVVQDAQTFAEWKVDMLKLDGCYSTPQERAEGYPKMAAALNATGRPIAFSCSWPAYEGGLPPKVNYTLLADICNLWRNFDDIQDSWRSVLSVLDWFVTHQDVLQPIAGPGHWNDPDMLLIGNFGLSFEQARAQMALWTVLAAPLFMSTDLRTISAQNMDILQNPLMIKINQDPLGIQGRRILREKSHIEVYLRPLASEASAIVFFSRRMDMPYHYHSSLARLNFSSSVVYEAQDVYTGDIISGLQDKTNFTVIINPSGVVMWYLYPIRKLGIPQQ, translated from the exons ATGTTTCTGAAGACAG TGCTCTTCCTGGCCTTGGTGGCCCGGGTGCTAGTCCTGGAGAATGGGCTCCTTCGGAAGCCACCCATGGGCTGGCTGGCCTGGGAACGCTTCCGCTGCAACATCGACTGCAGTGAGGACCCGAAGAACTGCATCAG TGAGCAGCTCTTCATGGAGATGGCTGACCGGCTGGCGCAGGATGGATGGCGGGATCTGGGCTACGTATACCTTAACATCGATGACTGCTGGATTGGTGGACGTGATGCCAAGGGCAACCTGGTGCCGGATCGCAAGCGCTTCCCCCACGGCATTGCCTTCCTGGCTGACTAT GCTCACTCCCTGGGCCTGAAGCTGGGCATCTACGAGGACTTGGGCAACTTCACCTGCATGGGTTACCCGGGCACGACGCTAGACAAGGTGGTGCAGGACGCGCAAACCTTCGCCGAGTGGAAGGTGGACATGCTGAAGCTGGATGGCTGCTACTCAACCCCCCAGGAGCGGGCCGAGG GGTACCCCAAGATGGCCGCTGCCCTGAATGCCACAGGCCgccccattgccttctcctgcagtTGGCCAGCCTACGAAGGGGGCCTCCCCCCAAAG GTGAACTACACCCTGCTGGCAGACATCTGCAACCTCTGGCGCAACTTCGATGACATCCAGGACTCCTGGAGGAGCGTGCTGTCCGTCTTGGACTGGTTTGTGACTCACCAGGACGTGCTGCAGCCGATAGCCGGCCCAgggcactggaacgacccagacaTG ttgCTCATCGGGAACTTTGGCCTCAGCTTCGAGCAAGCCCGAGCCCAGATGGCCCTGTGGACGGTGCTGGCGGCCCCCCTGTTCATGTCCACAGACCTGCGTACCATCTCCGCCCAGAACATGGACATCCTGCAGAATCCACTCATGATCAAAATCAACCAGGATCCCTTAGGCATCCAGGGACGCAGGATTCTCAGG GAGAAATCCCACATTGAAGTGTACTTGCGGCCCCTGGCCAGCGAGGCCAGCGCCATCGTCTTCTTCAGCCGCAGGATGGACATGCCTTATCACTACCACTCATCCCTCGCCCGCCTGAACTTCAGCAGCTCCGTGGTGTATGAG GCCCAGGACGTCTATACGGGTGACATCATCAGTGGCCTCCAGGATAAAACCAACTTCACCGTGATCATCAACCCTTCGGGGGTGGTGATGTGGTACCTGTACCCCATCAGGAAGCTGGGGATACCCCAGCAGTGA